A window from Azoarcus sp. DD4 encodes these proteins:
- a CDS encoding sodium:proton antiporter: MLLAHWSLFVGVLLITMVLVSTLLARLPLSSAMIYLALGYALGPGGIAVIAPDPMRHAGTLEAITEVALLISLFATGLKLGVPLRDRSWALPLRLAFPTMALTVALIAAIGVWGLGLSAGAAVLLGGILAPTDPVLASSLQSGHGSRPDRVRFSLAAEGGLNDGSAFPFVLLGMGLIGLHELGGGWRWSVADLLWAPAGGIAIGTALGALIGKLIVRLRTRHHTAVGLNEFLSLGLIASAYGTAQLLMASGFLAVFAAGLALRRVEEQPLAGSVSLDLAPPLAHAPDHASAERATHSHHASATMTHAVLEFSEQLEKLAELAIVLIIGAMLPYATGLAGLWWFVPVLLLLLRPVAVAAGLAGNPVHPHQKAMIGWFGIRGVGSVFYLMYALHHGVSGALAQQLVTLTLITVAASILLHGISAHPAMTWYERRRSKPA; this comes from the coding sequence ATGCTCCTCGCTCACTGGTCCTTGTTCGTCGGCGTCCTGCTCATCACGATGGTCCTGGTGAGTACACTGCTCGCACGCCTGCCGCTGAGCAGCGCCATGATCTATCTCGCCCTCGGCTATGCGCTCGGCCCCGGCGGCATCGCCGTGATCGCGCCCGATCCGATGCGCCACGCAGGCACGCTGGAAGCCATTACCGAGGTCGCGCTGCTGATCTCCCTCTTCGCCACCGGCCTGAAACTGGGCGTTCCGCTCCGCGACCGCAGCTGGGCGCTTCCCTTGCGCCTCGCCTTTCCGACCATGGCCCTGACCGTGGCGCTGATCGCTGCGATCGGGGTGTGGGGCCTGGGCTTGTCCGCGGGCGCCGCGGTGCTGCTTGGCGGCATCCTCGCCCCGACTGATCCGGTGCTGGCATCCAGCCTCCAGTCGGGTCACGGTAGCCGGCCCGATCGGGTCCGCTTCAGCCTCGCCGCGGAAGGCGGGCTGAACGATGGCTCCGCCTTCCCCTTCGTGCTGCTGGGCATGGGCCTGATCGGGCTGCACGAACTGGGTGGCGGCTGGCGCTGGTCGGTGGCCGATCTGCTGTGGGCGCCCGCCGGCGGGATCGCAATCGGTACGGCGCTGGGGGCGCTGATCGGAAAGCTGATCGTCCGCCTGCGTACGCGCCACCATACCGCCGTCGGGCTCAACGAATTCCTCTCGCTCGGCCTCATTGCCAGCGCCTACGGCACGGCCCAGCTGCTGATGGCGTCCGGCTTCCTGGCCGTTTTCGCTGCCGGGCTCGCCTTGCGCCGGGTGGAGGAACAACCGCTCGCCGGATCGGTATCACTGGACCTCGCCCCGCCTCTCGCCCATGCCCCCGACCACGCCTCTGCCGAGCGAGCCACGCACTCGCACCATGCAAGCGCCACGATGACCCACGCGGTACTGGAGTTCAGCGAGCAACTGGAAAAGCTCGCCGAACTCGCAATCGTCCTGATCATCGGTGCGATGCTCCCCTACGCGACGGGGTTGGCGGGCCTGTGGTGGTTCGTCCCGGTGCTGTTGCTGCTGTTGCGCCCGGTGGCGGTGGCGGCGGGCCTGGCCGGCAATCCGGTCCATCCTCATCAGAAGGCAATGATCGGCTGGTTCGGCATTCGCGGCGTCGGCTCGGTCTTCTACCTGATGTACGCCCTTCATCACGGGGTGTCGGGCGCGCTGGCGCAACAGTTGGTCACGCTTACGCTGATCACGGTCGCTGCCTCCATTCTCCTGCACGGCATCTCGGCACATCCGGCGATGACCTGGTACGAGCGGCGCCGCAGCAAGCCGGCCTGA
- a CDS encoding cyclic nucleotide-binding/CBS domain-containing protein gives MPNRQVREVIRNQDCVTVPADTKVRRVAELMKSHHTSAVLVAHTRTKTFAGICTERDIVFGVVAAARDPEAVTVKEIMTAEPQTVSPDSPFGHALHLMYEGGYHHIPVVDDNRPVGILSAKDALGLEAVQFELELVRREEITVIL, from the coding sequence ATGCCCAATCGCCAAGTCAGAGAGGTCATCCGCAATCAGGACTGCGTCACCGTCCCCGCCGACACCAAGGTGCGCCGTGTCGCCGAACTCATGAAGAGCCACCATACCAGCGCCGTGCTCGTAGCCCACACCCGCACCAAGACCTTCGCCGGTATCTGCACCGAGCGCGACATCGTCTTCGGGGTGGTCGCAGCCGCGCGGGATCCGGAGGCCGTGACAGTGAAGGAAATCATGACCGCCGAACCGCAAACCGTCTCGCCGGACAGCCCCTTCGGCCACGCCTTGCACCTCATGTACGAAGGGGGCTATCACCACATCCCCGTCGTCGACGACAACCGTCCGGTGGGCATTCTCAGCGCCAAGGACGCTCTCGGCCTGGAAGCCGTGCAGTTCGAACTCGAACTGGTACGCCGCGAGGAAATCACGGTCATCCTCTGA
- a CDS encoding SDR family oxidoreductase, producing MISPTIVVVTGANRGLGRAAAKRLADMKNHLVVACARDPATLEPLRDELRQAGRDIACRQLDVTDDSSVEALHDWLARRFGRVDVLINNAGVSIERFQCRLLDLPLGILQRTLNTNLFGVLRVTQALVPLMRASTAGRVVNLSSEMGQLETMAAGSPAYRISKTALNALTRILAAELDGSHIKVNAACPGWCRTDLGGRNAPRSAEEGVDTVVWLATLPEDGPSGGFFRDRAPIAW from the coding sequence ATGATCAGCCCGACCATCGTCGTCGTCACTGGCGCCAACCGCGGACTGGGACGGGCGGCGGCGAAACGGCTCGCAGACATGAAGAACCATCTGGTAGTCGCCTGCGCCCGCGATCCGGCCACGCTGGAGCCGCTGCGCGACGAACTCCGGCAGGCCGGCCGCGACATCGCGTGCCGCCAGCTCGACGTCACCGACGATTCCTCGGTCGAAGCCCTGCACGACTGGCTGGCACGCCGCTTCGGACGGGTGGACGTGCTGATCAACAATGCCGGCGTCTCGATCGAACGCTTCCAGTGCCGCCTGCTCGATCTGCCGCTGGGGATCCTGCAACGCACGCTGAACACCAACCTGTTCGGCGTTCTGCGCGTCACCCAGGCGCTGGTCCCGCTGATGCGGGCGAGCACCGCCGGCCGGGTGGTCAACCTCTCCTCGGAGATGGGTCAGCTCGAAACCATGGCCGCCGGTTCGCCGGCTTACCGCATTTCCAAGACAGCCCTGAACGCGCTCACCCGCATCCTTGCCGCAGAACTCGACGGCAGTCATATAAAGGTCAATGCGGCCTGCCCCGGCTGGTGCCGTACCGACCTCGGCGGCCGCAATGCCCCCCGCTCGGCCGAGGAGGGCGTCGACACCGTGGTGTGGCTTGCCACCCTGCCCGAGGACGGCCCCAGCGGCGGCTTCTTCCGCGACCGCGCACCCATCGCGTGGTAG
- a CDS encoding GatB/YqeY domain-containing protein yields MSLLAQLKKDSLLARKSGAGVRSTLLSTLIAEAEMVGKNAGNRESTDDEVQQTIRKFLKNNQEALSVIKDDARRAALAEESAILTGYLPPMAGEAEVKAFIAETVAGLADRSPKSMGAVMAALKAKFGTGFDAKQANAWVREALSA; encoded by the coding sequence ATGAGCCTCCTGGCCCAACTGAAAAAGGATTCCCTGCTTGCCCGCAAGTCCGGCGCAGGCGTCCGCAGCACGTTGCTCTCCACCCTGATCGCCGAAGCCGAGATGGTCGGCAAGAACGCCGGCAACCGCGAAAGCACCGACGACGAAGTGCAGCAGACCATCCGCAAGTTCCTGAAGAACAACCAGGAAGCACTGTCCGTCATCAAGGACGACGCCCGCCGCGCGGCGCTGGCCGAAGAGTCCGCCATCCTCACCGGATACCTGCCGCCGATGGCCGGTGAAGCCGAGGTGAAGGCCTTCATCGCCGAGACCGTCGCCGGCCTCGCCGACCGCAGCCCCAAATCCATGGGTGCGGTCATGGCGGCGCTGAAGGCGAAGTTCGGCACCGGCTTCGACGCCAAGCAGGCCAACGCCTGGGTGCGCGAAGCCCTGAGTGCCTGA
- a CDS encoding FMN-binding negative transcriptional regulator has protein sequence MYLPAHFEECRPEALHALMRAHPLATVVTMSSSGLVANHLPLHLGIGDDGGVVLQGHVARANPVWKDLVADTETLAVFRGADSYITPDWYPAKREHGKVVPTWNYAAVHAYGQLRIVDDPVRVREIVTRLTAVHEAPRARPWRLDDAPADYLEGMMRAIVGIELVVTRLTGKWKVSQNQPAANREGVIAGLEEDGSERARTMATMVDAGSSGRG, from the coding sequence ATGTATCTTCCCGCCCATTTCGAAGAATGCCGCCCCGAGGCATTGCACGCCCTGATGCGTGCCCATCCGCTCGCCACGGTGGTGACGATGTCATCTTCCGGGCTCGTCGCCAATCATCTTCCCTTGCATCTGGGCATCGGGGACGACGGCGGTGTGGTGCTGCAGGGGCATGTCGCCCGCGCCAACCCGGTGTGGAAAGACCTTGTCGCTGATACTGAGACACTCGCGGTGTTTCGCGGTGCCGACAGTTACATCACCCCGGACTGGTATCCGGCCAAGCGCGAGCACGGCAAGGTGGTTCCGACCTGGAACTACGCGGCGGTGCATGCCTACGGCCAGCTTCGCATCGTCGACGACCCGGTCCGTGTGCGCGAGATCGTGACACGGCTGACTGCTGTCCACGAGGCGCCGCGCGCCCGGCCGTGGCGCCTGGACGACGCGCCGGCCGACTACCTCGAGGGGATGATGCGGGCGATCGTGGGCATCGAACTGGTCGTCACCCGTCTGACCGGCAAGTGGAAGGTGAGCCAGAATCAGCCGGCGGCCAACCGCGAAGGGGTGATCGCCGGCCTGGAAGAGGATGGCAGCGAGCGCGCCCGGACGATGGCGACGATGGTCGACGCAGGCTCATCCGGCCGTGGCTGA
- a CDS encoding YXWGXW repeat-containing protein, with protein MNTQWIDKPGSWGLALLVALSVSGCVVAPVDDGYYYGEETVIVTPPPRVEYRGYPPAVNYIWIDGYWNWTGHRHDWVPGRWAPPGTRYYRPPQQRWDRDHDRDHDRDRHRDDDRRRNWERERERDNIGAREMDRQRIERAAREQRERDVQRQREQERNFQRQREHEVERQRDNRQQQGDDRRQRDDRRSDYERTRERELNRIERLHRELNQP; from the coding sequence ATGAACACACAGTGGATCGACAAACCGGGCAGTTGGGGCCTTGCCCTGCTCGTTGCGCTGTCGGTGAGTGGCTGCGTCGTCGCCCCGGTGGACGACGGCTACTACTACGGCGAGGAAACGGTCATCGTCACCCCGCCGCCGCGCGTCGAGTACCGCGGCTACCCGCCGGCGGTGAACTACATCTGGATCGACGGCTACTGGAACTGGACCGGCCACCGTCACGACTGGGTGCCGGGTCGCTGGGCGCCGCCGGGCACCCGTTACTACCGGCCGCCTCAACAGCGCTGGGACCGGGACCACGACAGGGATCACGACCGCGACCGCCATCGGGACGACGATCGCCGACGCAATTGGGAGCGCGAACGCGAGCGTGACAACATCGGCGCCCGCGAGATGGACCGCCAGCGCATCGAGCGCGCCGCACGCGAACAGCGCGAACGCGATGTCCAGCGCCAACGCGAGCAGGAGCGCAATTTCCAGCGCCAGCGCGAGCACGAGGTCGAGCGTCAGCGCGACAACAGGCAGCAGCAGGGGGACGACCGACGCCAACGCGACGACAGGCGCAGCGACTACGAACGTACCCGCGAACGGGAGCTCAACCGGATCGAACGTCTCCATCGCGAATTGAACCAGCCCTGA
- a CDS encoding AraC family transcriptional regulator, translating into MPQVQQSAHAEPFLPAGYRAGVDAHVRIQRVEAGLQRRRYPLLADTRESERVAILLAGGEAEIGGEDEPIALSGPALAWLPVREHHFLRLEAGAGGWMLGLSEAISRDAVGQGAESIHLRYLLDRVTAIGDIDKPVAIGEVQHAFSAIARELQRDERGSWQFLTAHVALILVHLLRLSGLEDVAQRGHSVQATLLLRFRHLVEQHFREHWRVADYAKAMGVSHDRLHDMCVRTLRRTPLDLVHDRLTHEAGLRLVRSGLSIEQVAADLGFRSTTHFSRFFRLRTGQSPARYRSAALATPAALRATASRSYADWP; encoded by the coding sequence ATGCCGCAGGTCCAGCAGTCAGCGCATGCGGAGCCGTTCTTGCCGGCGGGCTATCGCGCCGGCGTGGATGCGCATGTGCGCATTCAGCGCGTCGAGGCCGGCCTGCAGCGGCGGCGCTATCCCCTGCTTGCCGATACGCGCGAGTCCGAGCGGGTAGCGATCCTGCTGGCCGGCGGCGAGGCCGAGATCGGTGGCGAGGACGAGCCTATCGCCTTGTCGGGGCCGGCGCTGGCCTGGCTGCCGGTGCGCGAGCACCATTTCCTGCGGCTGGAGGCCGGGGCAGGCGGCTGGATGCTGGGCCTGTCGGAGGCGATCTCGCGCGATGCGGTGGGGCAGGGCGCCGAATCCATCCACCTGCGCTACCTGCTCGACCGCGTCACCGCCATCGGCGACATCGACAAGCCGGTTGCGATCGGCGAGGTGCAGCACGCCTTCAGCGCGATCGCGCGCGAACTGCAGCGCGACGAGCGCGGATCCTGGCAGTTCCTCACTGCGCACGTGGCACTGATCCTGGTGCACCTGCTGCGCCTGTCGGGGCTGGAGGATGTCGCCCAACGCGGTCACAGCGTGCAGGCGACGCTGCTGCTGCGCTTCCGTCATCTGGTGGAGCAGCATTTCCGCGAGCATTGGCGGGTGGCGGATTACGCGAAGGCGATGGGGGTGTCGCACGATCGTCTGCACGACATGTGCGTGCGCACGCTCAGGCGCACGCCGCTGGATCTGGTGCACGATCGTCTCACTCATGAGGCGGGGTTGCGGTTGGTGCGTTCGGGCCTGAGCATCGAACAGGTGGCGGCGGATCTCGGCTTTCGCAGCACCACGCACTTCAGCCGCTTCTTCCGGCTGCGGACGGGGCAGAGCCCGGCGCGCTATCGCAGTGCCGCGCTGGCGACACCGGCGGCGTTGCGCGCCACGGCGAGCCGAAGCTACGCCGACTGGCCCTGA
- a CDS encoding amino acid ABC transporter substrate-binding protein, whose protein sequence is MHTRFLKAVAIASATLLPLAWQGNAHAEEIKSIRIGAVAPKTGPLAGGAAMTQWPNIRLWVDQTNKAGGIMLKSVGKRVPVELIEYDDRTNNEDTVKAIERLATQDKADFIIAPYATAANLAAAPVFAKYGYPQLAVNSVTDRGPELGKRWPNSFWLLGGGSGMGKDLVVMLKKMQGEGKVGNVVAVSFVADGFGLDMANGTRKALKDAGFKVVYDKSYPLGTQDLSPVINEVKALNPDVFLAFSYPPDTFGLTEQARIAGFNPKVFHTGVGTPFPDYRDRFGSATVEGVMGTGGWDPSTPRMQAYIEAHKALNGKEPDGWASSVTYASLEMLTQAIERVGSLDRKAVVKELQTGSFDTVLGPFQFKDNVRQQPWAVGQWQNGVFRGVAPHDKTGAVDPVAKQAWK, encoded by the coding sequence ATGCACACCCGCTTCCTGAAAGCGGTGGCGATCGCATCCGCGACCCTGCTGCCGCTCGCCTGGCAAGGCAACGCCCACGCCGAAGAAATCAAGAGCATCAGGATAGGTGCCGTCGCACCCAAGACCGGCCCGCTCGCGGGTGGCGCCGCGATGACGCAATGGCCCAATATCCGCCTGTGGGTGGATCAGACCAACAAGGCCGGCGGCATCATGCTGAAGTCCGTCGGCAAGCGAGTGCCGGTCGAACTCATCGAGTACGACGACCGCACCAACAACGAAGACACGGTGAAGGCGATCGAACGCCTCGCCACCCAGGACAAGGCCGACTTCATCATCGCGCCCTACGCCACCGCCGCCAACCTTGCCGCCGCGCCGGTGTTCGCCAAGTACGGTTACCCGCAGCTGGCGGTGAATTCGGTGACTGACCGCGGCCCCGAACTCGGCAAGCGCTGGCCCAACAGCTTCTGGCTGCTCGGTGGCGGCAGCGGCATGGGCAAGGACCTCGTGGTCATGCTCAAGAAGATGCAGGGCGAAGGCAAGGTCGGCAACGTCGTGGCGGTGTCCTTCGTCGCCGACGGTTTCGGCCTGGACATGGCCAACGGCACCCGCAAGGCCTTGAAGGACGCCGGTTTCAAGGTGGTCTACGACAAGTCCTATCCGCTCGGCACCCAGGATCTCTCGCCCGTCATCAACGAGGTCAAGGCACTCAACCCGGACGTCTTCCTGGCCTTCAGCTACCCGCCCGACACCTTCGGGCTGACCGAGCAGGCGCGCATCGCCGGCTTCAATCCCAAGGTCTTCCATACCGGCGTCGGCACGCCCTTCCCCGACTATCGCGACCGCTTCGGCTCCGCCACCGTCGAAGGCGTGATGGGCACCGGCGGCTGGGATCCTTCCACGCCGCGGATGCAGGCCTACATCGAGGCGCACAAGGCCTTGAACGGCAAGGAACCGGACGGCTGGGCCAGCTCGGTGACCTACGCCAGCCTGGAAATGCTGACCCAGGCCATCGAGCGCGTCGGTTCGCTCGACCGCAAGGCGGTGGTGAAGGAACTTCAGACGGGCAGCTTCGACACGGTGCTCGGCCCCTTCCAGTTCAAGGACAACGTGCGCCAGCAGCCGTGGGCGGTGGGACAGTGGCAGAACGGCGTGTTCCGCGGCGTTGCACCGCACGACAAGACCGGCGCGGTCGATCCCGTCGCCAAGCAGGCCTGGAAGTGA
- a CDS encoding branched-chain amino acid ABC transporter permease: MLFLILFTSLLLGGAYALMAMGLTLQYGVARIMNLSLGETLVGAAFAAFWLQTQAQVGPLPGLLVVTPAAFAFNWLVYRYLLTPLVRRAKNRGMLEVDSILATFGLLFIFQGLMLAMFGGNYYSYSYFSEPVEIFGQPFALNRIVAFAVAAVVALALYLGLNRTRTGTAVRAVAVDPVAAGLVAIDVARTSALAFAIGGALTACGGALLSMFLTFNASMGVVFTMKALIIVIMGGVGDPRGAVIAAMLLALAETAVATLVDPGLTLAATYGLFVLVLLFRPQGIMGRRAA, encoded by the coding sequence ATGCTATTCCTCATCCTCTTCACCAGCCTGCTGCTGGGGGGTGCCTACGCCTTGATGGCGATGGGTCTCACCCTGCAGTACGGCGTCGCCCGCATCATGAACCTGTCGCTGGGCGAAACCCTGGTCGGCGCCGCCTTCGCCGCCTTCTGGCTGCAGACCCAGGCGCAGGTCGGACCGCTGCCCGGCCTCCTCGTCGTCACCCCGGCCGCCTTCGCCTTCAACTGGCTGGTCTACCGCTACCTGCTGACACCGCTGGTCCGCCGCGCGAAGAACCGCGGCATGCTGGAGGTCGACAGCATCCTCGCCACCTTCGGCCTGCTCTTCATATTCCAGGGCCTGATGCTGGCGATGTTCGGCGGTAACTACTACTCGTACTCATACTTCTCCGAGCCGGTCGAGATATTCGGTCAGCCCTTCGCGCTCAACCGCATCGTTGCCTTCGCCGTGGCAGCAGTGGTGGCGCTGGCGCTCTACCTCGGCCTCAACCGTACCCGCACCGGCACCGCGGTGCGCGCAGTGGCGGTCGATCCGGTGGCCGCCGGGCTGGTGGCGATCGACGTCGCCCGCACGTCGGCACTGGCCTTCGCCATCGGCGGCGCGCTCACCGCCTGCGGTGGCGCGCTGCTATCGATGTTCCTGACCTTCAACGCCTCGATGGGCGTGGTGTTCACGATGAAGGCGCTGATCATCGTCATCATGGGCGGCGTCGGCGATCCGCGCGGCGCGGTCATCGCGGCGATGCTGCTGGCACTGGCCGAAACCGCGGTCGCGACCCTGGTCGACCCCGGCCTGACGCTGGCGGCAACCTACGGCCTCTTCGTGCTCGTCCTGCTGTTCCGCCCGCAGGGCATCATGGGGAGGCGTGCGGCATGA
- a CDS encoding branched-chain amino acid ABC transporter permease — MNKRERLIFAISAAALALLACLPLADEGFWLTLGISLAGYVAMATAWALFSGPTSYVSLATAAFFGTGAYVVVNLGETAPWPVVLAVAAVAGALLAFLAGVATLRLSGVHFVIFTFGLAELIRQLVTWYQTNVGGSVGQYVFVYIGSAQIYWQLLALCGLVFIVGWAIKRSRLGLALRVIGDDETVAAHAGIDTARVKVLLFCISGAFIAVVGAVLAPRWTYIEPSIAFNSMISFQVVIMALLGGSRTLWGPLVGVLPFTLLYELISGRFPNHTHLLLGVAFLLIVYFLPQGVAGRIAQLRGKGQAATVKTAAVATREVVQ; from the coding sequence ATGAACAAGCGCGAACGCCTCATCTTCGCCATCTCGGCTGCGGCGCTGGCGCTGCTGGCCTGCCTGCCGCTGGCCGACGAAGGCTTCTGGCTGACGCTGGGCATCTCGCTGGCCGGCTACGTGGCCATGGCCACCGCGTGGGCACTGTTCTCCGGCCCCACCAGCTATGTGTCACTGGCCACCGCCGCCTTTTTCGGCACCGGCGCCTACGTAGTGGTGAACCTCGGCGAAACCGCGCCCTGGCCGGTGGTGCTGGCGGTCGCGGCCGTGGCCGGCGCGCTGCTCGCTTTCCTCGCGGGGGTAGCCACGCTGCGGCTGTCGGGCGTGCATTTCGTCATCTTCACCTTCGGCCTTGCGGAACTCATCCGCCAGCTGGTGACCTGGTACCAGACCAACGTCGGCGGCTCGGTCGGCCAGTACGTCTTCGTGTACATCGGTTCGGCGCAGATCTACTGGCAGTTGCTGGCGCTGTGCGGGCTGGTGTTCATCGTCGGCTGGGCGATCAAGCGCTCGCGACTGGGGCTGGCGCTGCGCGTGATCGGCGACGACGAAACCGTGGCGGCGCATGCCGGCATCGACACCGCGCGCGTCAAGGTGCTGCTGTTCTGCATCAGCGGCGCCTTCATCGCGGTGGTCGGCGCGGTGCTCGCACCGCGCTGGACCTACATCGAGCCCTCGATCGCCTTCAACTCGATGATCTCCTTCCAGGTGGTCATCATGGCGCTGCTCGGCGGTTCGCGCACGCTATGGGGGCCGCTGGTCGGCGTGCTGCCCTTCACCCTGCTCTACGAGCTGATCTCCGGCCGCTTCCCCAACCATACGCACCTGCTGCTCGGCGTCGCCTTCCTGCTCATCGTCTACTTCCTGCCGCAAGGCGTGGCCGGACGGATCGCGCAGTTGCGCGGCAAGGGCCAGGCGGCGACGGTCAAGACCGCCGCGGTCGCGACCAGGGAGGTGGTGCAATGA
- a CDS encoding ABC transporter ATP-binding protein produces the protein MNGHLLLSIAGLTKVFGGLVAVNQISFDVHAGEVVGLLGPNGSGKTTLMNLVSGALRPTQGSVALEGRRISGLAPHRIARAGVARSFQLVRVLPSLSALENVMVGAVFGPDRLAPDAAATVARALLERVGLGGREQLHPAEMTYIDQKRIELARALAADPKVLLLDEWLAGLNPTELQTGIELIRSLQAEGRTVLMVEHVMDAIRSLCNRCVVMSAGSKLAEGTPAEVLANPDVIRAYLGDEHA, from the coding sequence ATGAACGGCCACCTGCTACTCAGCATCGCCGGCCTCACCAAGGTCTTCGGCGGCCTGGTCGCGGTGAACCAGATCTCCTTCGACGTGCACGCCGGCGAGGTGGTCGGCCTGCTCGGCCCCAACGGCTCCGGCAAGACCACGCTGATGAACCTCGTCTCCGGCGCGCTGCGGCCGACGCAGGGCAGCGTCGCGCTGGAAGGCCGCCGCATCTCCGGCCTGGCGCCGCACCGCATCGCCCGTGCCGGCGTGGCCCGCAGCTTCCAGCTGGTACGGGTGCTGCCCTCGCTGTCCGCGCTCGAGAACGTGATGGTGGGCGCGGTGTTCGGCCCCGACCGCCTCGCGCCGGACGCCGCCGCAACGGTCGCCCGCGCACTGCTGGAACGCGTGGGCCTGGGCGGGCGCGAACAGCTGCATCCGGCGGAGATGACCTACATCGACCAGAAGCGCATCGAGCTCGCCCGCGCCCTCGCCGCCGATCCCAAGGTTCTGCTGCTCGACGAATGGCTGGCCGGCCTCAACCCCACCGAGTTGCAGACCGGCATCGAGCTGATCCGCTCGCTGCAGGCCGAAGGCCGCACGGTGCTGATGGTGGAGCACGTGATGGATGCGATCCGCTCGCTGTGCAACCGCTGCGTGGTGATGAGCGCCGGCAGCAAGCTCGCCGAGGGCACGCCGGCCGAGGTGTTGGCCAACCCGGACGTGATCCGCGCCTACCTGGGAGACGAGCATGCTTGA
- a CDS encoding ABC transporter ATP-binding protein, whose product MLEIRDLSVFYGRHQALAQVSLAIAKGEIVVILGANGAGKSTLLKTVAGLQRPAAGADIALDGRPLHGQPPHRVVETGLALVPEGRGVFGELTVAENLALGAYAQRARAGESIRLAEVLALFPKLAERRDQAVRTMSGGEQQMVAIGRALMSAPDVLMLDEPSLGLSPLVCGELFAALEKVRASGVGILLVEQNARRSLEMADRGYLLENGRIVGQGTAAELRNDDNVRRAYLGVATHA is encoded by the coding sequence ATGCTTGAGATCCGTGACCTGTCGGTGTTCTACGGCCGCCACCAAGCGCTCGCCCAGGTGTCGCTGGCCATCGCCAAGGGCGAAATCGTGGTCATCCTCGGTGCCAACGGCGCTGGCAAGAGCACCCTGCTGAAGACGGTGGCGGGCCTGCAGCGCCCGGCCGCGGGCGCGGACATCGCGCTCGACGGCAGACCGCTGCACGGCCAGCCGCCGCACCGGGTGGTGGAAACCGGCCTGGCGCTGGTGCCGGAAGGCCGCGGCGTGTTCGGCGAGTTGACGGTGGCCGAAAACCTCGCCTTGGGCGCCTATGCGCAACGCGCCCGCGCCGGCGAATCCATCCGGCTGGCCGAGGTGCTGGCGCTCTTCCCCAAGCTCGCCGAGCGCCGCGACCAGGCGGTGCGGACCATGAGCGGCGGCGAGCAGCAGATGGTCGCCATCGGCCGCGCCTTGATGTCGGCGCCCGACGTCCTGATGCTGGACGAACCTTCGCTCGGCCTGTCGCCGCTGGTCTGCGGCGAGCTTTTCGCCGCACTGGAAAAGGTGCGGGCGAGCGGCGTCGGCATCCTGCTGGTGGAGCAGAACGCCCGCCGCAGCCTGGAGATGGCCGACCGCGGCTACCTGCTGGAAAACGGTCGCATCGTCGGCCAGGGCACGGCCGCCGAACTGCGGAACGACGACAACGTGCGTCGCGCCTACCTGGGCGTGGCCACGCATGCATGA